Proteins encoded together in one Phalacrocorax aristotelis chromosome 7, bGulAri2.1, whole genome shotgun sequence window:
- the MFSD1 gene encoding lysosomal dipeptide transporter MFSD1 isoform X3: MAEEERALLAPAGGDGGGSAGPPRALPAACDPRRLPHRLLVLALMCFLGFGSYFCYDNPAALQTQVQRDMKVNTAQFMALYAWYSWPNVVLCFFGGFLIDRVFGIRLGTIIFSIFVCVGQVIFALGALVNTFWLMDMGRFIFGIGGESLAVAQNTYAVSWFKGKELNLVFGLQLSMARIGSTVNMNIMGWIYSRVQDLLGYTGPSTLGLTLMIGGVTCLFSLTCALILAYLDKRAEKLLSKEQGKTGEVIKLTDVKDFSLSLWLIFVICVCYYAAVFPFIGLGKIFFIEKFKFSSEEASAINSIVYIISAPMSPVFGLLVDKLGKNIIWVLCAVITTLASHIMLAFTFWNPWIAMCLLGLAYSLLACALWPMVAFVVPEHQLGTAYGFMQSIQNLGLAIISIAAGMILDTKGYLFLEVFFSACVCLSLIAVVMLYFVNHLTGGDLNWSAKKREKLEKVAATE; encoded by the exons ATGGCGGAGGAGGAGCGGGCGCTGTTGGCCCCCGCCGGCGGCGATGGCGGCGGCTCTGCGGGGCCTCCCCGTGCCCTGCCCGCCGCCTGCGACCCGCGGCGCTTGCCGCACCGCCTCCTTGTCCTCGCCCTCATGTGCTTCCTGGGCTTCG GCAGCTATTTCTGCTACGACAACCCGGCCGCGCTCCAGACGCAGGTTCAGCGG GACATGAAGGTGAACACGGCTCAGTTCATGGCGCTCTATGCCTGGTATTCCTGGCCCAACGTGGTTCTTTGCTTCTTTGGAGGTTTTCTGATAGACAGAGTTTTTGGAATACG gttGGGCACTATAATATTTAGTATCTTCGTTTGTGTTGGACAG GTAATTTTTGCTTTGGGAGCACTAGTTAATACTTTCTGGCTGATGGACATGGGCAGATTCATATTTGG aaTAGGTGGAGAGTCCTTAGCAGTGGCACAAAACACATATGCAGTCAGCTGGTTTAAAGGCAAGGAGTTAAATCTTGTGTTTGGATTACAACTGAGCATGGCCAGAATT GGGAGCACAGTGAACATGAACATCATGGGATGGATATACTCTAGAGTTCAAGATCTTCTGGGGTACACTGGTCCCAGTACTCTTGGGTTAACTCTCATGATAG GTGGCGTAACGTGCCTCTTTTCACTGACCTGTGCATTAATCCTTGCTTATCTGGACAAGAGAGCAGAGAAGCTCCTTTCTAAAGAGCAAGGGAAAACGG GTGAAGTGATTAAGTTAACCGATGTGAAGGACTTCTCTTTGTCCCTGTGGCTTATATTTGTAATCTGCGTCTGTTACTATGCAGCggtttttcctttcattggACTTGGAAA gatttTCTTTATTGAGAAATTCAAATTCTCATCTGAAGAAGCAAGTGCAATTAACAG TATTGTGTATATCATATCGGCACCCATGTCCCCAGTTTTTGGACTCCTGGTGGataaacttggaaaaaatatcATCTGGGTTTTATGTGCTGTAATAACTACACTTGCTTCTCATATTATGTTGGCTTTTACCTTCTGGAACCCCTGGATAGCAATG TGTTTGCTAGGACTGGCCTACTCATTGCTTGCCTGTGCCCTGTGGCCCATGGTGGCCTTCGTTGTTCCAGAACACCAGCTGGGAACCGCTTATGGCTT TATGCAGTCGATCCAGAATCTTGGTCTGGCAATTATTTCTATAGCAGCTGGGATGATCCTGGATACGAAAGGATACTTGTTTCTTGAAGTCTTCTTCAGTGCTTGTGTTTGCt tgTCACTAATAGCCGTAGTCATGTTGTATTTTGTGAATCACCTCACAG GTGGTGATCTCAACTGGtctgcaaagaaaagggaaaaacttGAAAAAGTAGCTGCAACTGAGTAA
- the MFSD1 gene encoding lysosomal dipeptide transporter MFSD1 isoform X2, which yields MAEEERALLAPAGGDGGGSAGPPRALPAACDPRRLPHRLLVLALMCFLGFGSYFCYDNPAALQTQVQRDMKVNTAQFMALYAWYSWPNVVLCFFGGFLIDRVFGIRLGTIIFSIFVCVGQVIFALGALVNTFWLMDMGRFIFGIGGESLAVAQNTYAVSWFKGKELNLVFGLQLSMARIGSTVNMNIMGWIYSRVQDLLGYTGPSTLGLTLMIGGVTCLFSLTCALILAYLDKRAEKLLSKEQGKTGEVIKLTDVKDFSLSLWLIFVICVCYYAAVFPFIGLGKIFFIEKFKFSSEEASAINSIVYIISAPMSPVFGLLVDKLGKNIIWVLCAVITTLASHIMLAFTFWNPWIAMCLLGLAYSLLACALWPMVAFVVPEHQLGTAYGFMQSIQNLGLAIISIAAGMILDTKGYLFLEVFFSACVCLSLIAVVMLYFVNHLTGGDLNWSAKKREKLEKVAATEKEI from the exons ATGGCGGAGGAGGAGCGGGCGCTGTTGGCCCCCGCCGGCGGCGATGGCGGCGGCTCTGCGGGGCCTCCCCGTGCCCTGCCCGCCGCCTGCGACCCGCGGCGCTTGCCGCACCGCCTCCTTGTCCTCGCCCTCATGTGCTTCCTGGGCTTCG GCAGCTATTTCTGCTACGACAACCCGGCCGCGCTCCAGACGCAGGTTCAGCGG GACATGAAGGTGAACACGGCTCAGTTCATGGCGCTCTATGCCTGGTATTCCTGGCCCAACGTGGTTCTTTGCTTCTTTGGAGGTTTTCTGATAGACAGAGTTTTTGGAATACG gttGGGCACTATAATATTTAGTATCTTCGTTTGTGTTGGACAG GTAATTTTTGCTTTGGGAGCACTAGTTAATACTTTCTGGCTGATGGACATGGGCAGATTCATATTTGG aaTAGGTGGAGAGTCCTTAGCAGTGGCACAAAACACATATGCAGTCAGCTGGTTTAAAGGCAAGGAGTTAAATCTTGTGTTTGGATTACAACTGAGCATGGCCAGAATT GGGAGCACAGTGAACATGAACATCATGGGATGGATATACTCTAGAGTTCAAGATCTTCTGGGGTACACTGGTCCCAGTACTCTTGGGTTAACTCTCATGATAG GTGGCGTAACGTGCCTCTTTTCACTGACCTGTGCATTAATCCTTGCTTATCTGGACAAGAGAGCAGAGAAGCTCCTTTCTAAAGAGCAAGGGAAAACGG GTGAAGTGATTAAGTTAACCGATGTGAAGGACTTCTCTTTGTCCCTGTGGCTTATATTTGTAATCTGCGTCTGTTACTATGCAGCggtttttcctttcattggACTTGGAAA gatttTCTTTATTGAGAAATTCAAATTCTCATCTGAAGAAGCAAGTGCAATTAACAG TATTGTGTATATCATATCGGCACCCATGTCCCCAGTTTTTGGACTCCTGGTGGataaacttggaaaaaatatcATCTGGGTTTTATGTGCTGTAATAACTACACTTGCTTCTCATATTATGTTGGCTTTTACCTTCTGGAACCCCTGGATAGCAATG TGTTTGCTAGGACTGGCCTACTCATTGCTTGCCTGTGCCCTGTGGCCCATGGTGGCCTTCGTTGTTCCAGAACACCAGCTGGGAACCGCTTATGGCTT TATGCAGTCGATCCAGAATCTTGGTCTGGCAATTATTTCTATAGCAGCTGGGATGATCCTGGATACGAAAGGATACTTGTTTCTTGAAGTCTTCTTCAGTGCTTGTGTTTGCt tgTCACTAATAGCCGTAGTCATGTTGTATTTTGTGAATCACCTCACAG GTGGTGATCTCAACTGGtctgcaaagaaaagggaaaaacttGAAAAAGTAGCTGCAACTGA